A genomic region of Nostoc sp. UHCC 0702 contains the following coding sequences:
- the murB gene encoding UDP-N-acetylmuramate dehydrogenase: MKISQADGNVCTISTTPKQKTVNSGESKIIYLPGTDCVIKSQASLSGYTSYRVGGAAEWYVAPRNLESLQASLEYAEEHDLAVTTLGAGSNLLVSDRGIPGLVISTRHLRYSYFDPHTGQLTVAAGESIPTLAWEAAQLGWEGLEWAVGIPGTVGGAVVMNAGAHNSCIADMLVSAQLLAPDGTLKTLTPDEIGYSYRTSLLQGSDRIVTQATFQLQPGADPAKVLAITKQHKQHRLTTQPYNFPSCGSVFRNPKPYTAGWLIEQTGLKGYQIGGAQVAQLHANFIVNRGGAKASDIFCLIRHIQHQVQEHWSILLEPEVKMLGEFQGAC; the protein is encoded by the coding sequence ATGAAAATCTCCCAGGCAGATGGAAACGTCTGCACAATTTCGACTACACCCAAACAGAAAACAGTTAATTCAGGCGAAAGTAAGATAATTTACTTACCAGGCACTGATTGTGTAATCAAGTCCCAAGCTTCATTATCAGGGTACACTTCATATAGAGTCGGAGGCGCAGCTGAATGGTATGTTGCTCCTCGCAACTTAGAAAGCTTGCAAGCCAGCCTAGAGTATGCAGAAGAACATGATTTAGCCGTCACAACACTAGGAGCAGGTTCTAACCTGTTAGTAAGCGATCGCGGTATCCCAGGCCTAGTTATCTCTACTCGCCATCTCCGCTACAGCTATTTTGACCCACACACTGGTCAATTAACTGTCGCAGCTGGAGAATCAATTCCCACCTTAGCATGGGAGGCAGCCCAACTAGGCTGGGAAGGATTGGAGTGGGCTGTCGGTATCCCTGGAACAGTCGGGGGTGCTGTGGTGATGAATGCAGGGGCACACAACAGTTGTATCGCAGATATGTTAGTCAGCGCCCAGCTGCTTGCACCAGACGGTACACTGAAAACTCTCACTCCCGACGAGATCGGTTACAGCTACCGCACTTCATTATTACAAGGTAGCGATCGCATCGTCACCCAAGCTACCTTCCAACTCCAACCAGGTGCTGATCCGGCAAAAGTTTTGGCGATTACCAAGCAACACAAACAGCATCGGTTAACAACTCAACCCTACAACTTCCCCAGTTGTGGTAGTGTTTTCCGCAATCCCAAACCTTATACTGCTGGCTGGTTGATTGAACAGACAGGTCTAAAAGGCTACCAAATTGGTGGGGCACAAGTTGCACAACTACATGCCAATTTTATTGTCAACCGTGGTGGAGCTAAGGCTAGTGACATCTTCTGTCTCATCCGTCATATCCAGCACCAAGTACAAGAACATTGGTCAATTTTGTTAGAGCCAGAAGTCAAAATGCTCGGAGAGTTTCAAGGGGCATGTTAA
- a CDS encoding YbaB/EbfC family nucleoid-associated protein → MTGKGQGFGFGLGKMKELADAFKKAQQVQEGAKRLQEELEQMEIQGESGGGLVKVIVSGNQEPKRVEIAPEAIAQGAEILSDLVTAAMKNAYEKSTQTMRERMEDLTSGLELPGFQ, encoded by the coding sequence ATGACAGGAAAAGGACAGGGATTTGGCTTCGGTTTAGGAAAAATGAAGGAACTAGCTGACGCTTTCAAAAAAGCTCAGCAAGTTCAAGAGGGTGCAAAGCGACTCCAAGAAGAATTGGAGCAAATGGAGATTCAGGGAGAGTCTGGTGGTGGTCTGGTCAAAGTGATTGTCAGCGGGAACCAAGAACCTAAGCGAGTGGAAATTGCCCCAGAGGCCATAGCACAAGGAGCAGAAATACTTTCCGATCTTGTGACAGCAGCAATGAAAAATGCCTATGAAAAATCCACACAAACAATGCGGGAACGTATGGAAGACTTGACCAGTGGGCTAGAATTACCTGGATTCCAATAG
- a CDS encoding low molecular weight phosphotyrosine protein phosphatase: MPHKLLFVCLGNICRSPSAENIMNYFIDQADLSEHIICDSAGTSSYHIGSPPDRRMSVAAATKLGIKLRGHARQFQKSDFHDFEMILAMDRDNYNDILALDPKGQYHNKVYLMCEFCSRHTLKEVPDPYYGGVEGFNQVIDLLVDACEGLLQYITSQQLTDKISEL, encoded by the coding sequence ATGCCCCACAAGCTGCTGTTTGTGTGCTTGGGGAATATCTGCCGTTCACCCTCGGCAGAAAATATTATGAATTATTTCATTGACCAAGCTGACTTGAGTGAACATATCATCTGTGACTCTGCTGGTACATCTAGCTATCACATTGGTAGCCCACCTGACCGACGTATGAGTGTTGCAGCTGCTACAAAACTAGGAATTAAACTACGTGGTCATGCTCGCCAGTTTCAAAAGTCAGACTTTCATGACTTTGAGATGATTTTGGCAATGGATCGAGACAATTATAACGATATCCTCGCTCTTGACCCAAAGGGGCAGTATCACAACAAAGTTTACTTAATGTGTGAATTTTGCTCTCGGCACACCCTTAAGGAAGTTCCAGACCCCTACTACGGTGGAGTAGAAGGTTTTAATCAAGTGATTGATTTGCTTGTTGATGCTTGTGAAGGTCTACTCCAATATATTACCAGCCAGCAACTAACAGATAAAATTAGCGAGTTATGA
- a CDS encoding response regulator transcription factor → MPLTILVVDDDLGTRLSISDYLELSGYSVITANDGQEALVMVDDYHPDLIVTDIVMPRMNGYELVRRVRQQQAFRLLPVILLTARTKTQERILGYQSGCDLYLPKPFELEELAAAIRNLLERAQIIQSEYRFSHKENMGSATPTKAVDAHQSLFTHIQKSQLLSSLTSREQEVLDLLTHGLSNAEMGQQLHLSPRTVEKYVSSLLRKTETSNRAELVRFAIKHGLVD, encoded by the coding sequence ATGCCCTTGACGATCCTTGTGGTGGATGACGACCTGGGCACTCGTCTGTCTATTAGCGATTATCTTGAGCTATCAGGCTATTCGGTAATCACAGCTAATGATGGTCAAGAGGCTTTGGTGATGGTGGATGACTACCATCCTGATTTAATTGTCACTGATATTGTTATGCCACGCATGAATGGCTATGAATTGGTACGCCGGGTGCGCCAACAACAAGCGTTCCGTTTGTTACCTGTAATTTTATTAACAGCACGCACTAAGACCCAAGAAAGAATTTTGGGCTACCAGTCGGGTTGCGATTTATATTTGCCTAAACCTTTTGAACTTGAAGAATTAGCAGCAGCAATTCGCAATCTTTTGGAACGAGCGCAGATCATTCAATCTGAATATCGCTTTTCTCACAAAGAAAATATGGGCAGCGCCACTCCAACAAAAGCGGTAGATGCCCATCAGTCTCTATTCACTCATATTCAAAAATCTCAACTGCTGTCATCTCTAACTTCCAGGGAACAGGAAGTATTAGACCTTTTGACTCATGGTCTGTCTAATGCGGAAATGGGTCAACAGCTACACTTGAGTCCGCGAACAGTGGAAAAGTACGTTAGTAGTTTATTGAGGAAGACCGAAACTAGCAACCGAGCAGAACTAGTGCGTTTTGCAATCAAGCATGGTCTTGTGGATTGA